In Halorientalis sp. LT38, a genomic segment contains:
- a CDS encoding NADH-quinone oxidoreductase subunit B, translating to MSSQNDLTDTIGADTGQSTQEARMGEGADSRFNSPLRKALGSSPFILTKFDKFMNWVRGSSMFMLQFGIACCSIEMMHTYSVKHDLDRFGAGVPRASPRQADVIIVPGTIVSKFAPRMKRVYDQMPEPKFVVGMGSCTISGGPFQEGYNVIKGAEEVIPVDIHVPGCPPRPEALIYGVAKLQERIANGESAPVTVKPYELEQFGDLEQDEIVDKLAAQIDEDDLVMRYNWVDSP from the coding sequence ATGAGTAGCCAAAACGACCTGACGGACACGATCGGTGCCGACACCGGACAGTCGACGCAGGAAGCCCGGATGGGCGAGGGGGCCGACAGCCGGTTCAACTCCCCGCTCCGGAAGGCCCTGGGTTCCTCGCCCTTCATCCTCACGAAGTTCGACAAGTTCATGAACTGGGTGCGGGGCTCGTCGATGTTCATGCTGCAGTTCGGGATCGCCTGCTGCAGCATCGAGATGATGCACACCTACTCGGTCAAACACGACCTCGACCGATTCGGTGCCGGCGTCCCCCGCGCGTCCCCGCGGCAGGCGGACGTGATCATCGTTCCCGGGACCATCGTCTCGAAGTTCGCCCCGCGCATGAAGCGGGTCTACGACCAGATGCCCGAGCCGAAGTTCGTCGTCGGGATGGGCTCCTGTACCATCTCCGGCGGCCCCTTCCAGGAGGGCTACAACGTCATCAAGGGCGCCGAGGAGGTCATCCCGGTGGACATCCACGTCCCCGGCTGTCCGCCCCGGCCCGAGGCCCTGATCTACGGTGTCGCGAAGCTCCAGGAACGGATCGCCAACGGCGAGAGCGCACCCGTGACGGTCAAACCCTACGAGCTCGAGCAGTTCGGTGATCTCGAACAGGACGAGATCGTGGACAAACTCGCCGCACAGATAGACGAAGACGACCTCGTAATGCGGTACAACTGGGTCGATTCGCCATGA
- a CDS encoding NADH-quinone oxidoreductase subunit D — protein MSIEKAHAHELGVADDGTVDYDELETLLGDAVLDRESHVNADGFVIRPDAVQEVLSTLKEEAGFDNCNCVTAQEYQDRYETIYHLTKYDDRTQEVSIVVPTAKDDPVSETAAPVFRTADWHEREAYDLIGIDYEGHPDPRRILLPETWQGHPLSLDYDQTKPQIVTLRENANPLEGDRRANDDSDTMLLNIGPHHPATHGVLHIEATLDGEQVVDVEPDIGYIHRCEEQMCQQGTYRHQIMPYPDRWDWGGAGLLNEWAYARTAEELADIDVPEYAQVVRTMSAELSRILSHMLAVAAYALDVIGDFTATFMYGMQDRETVQNILEDLTGQRLMFNYFRLGGVAWDLPEPREQFFEKIRDFIDDLPERLEEYHNLLTSNEIMQIRTVDTGILEPEVAKSYGATGPVARGSGVDYDVRRDDPYGYYPELDWDVVTEDGCDNYARLLVRLQEVEESAKIIQQCADLLEDWPEDDRTIQANVPRTLKPDPDTEIYKSVEAAKGELGIYIRSDGTDKPARFKIRGPSFSNLQTLPEMSEGEYIPDMIATLGSLDTIMGEVDR, from the coding sequence ATGAGCATCGAGAAAGCACACGCACACGAACTCGGCGTCGCCGACGACGGCACCGTCGACTACGACGAACTCGAGACCCTGCTGGGCGACGCGGTCCTCGACCGCGAGTCCCACGTCAACGCCGACGGGTTCGTGATCCGCCCCGACGCGGTCCAGGAGGTCCTCTCGACGCTGAAGGAGGAGGCCGGTTTCGACAACTGCAACTGCGTCACGGCCCAGGAGTATCAGGACCGCTACGAGACGATCTACCACCTGACGAAGTACGACGACCGGACCCAGGAGGTCAGTATCGTCGTCCCCACCGCGAAGGACGACCCGGTCTCGGAGACCGCGGCCCCGGTCTTCCGAACGGCCGACTGGCACGAGCGGGAGGCCTACGACCTCATCGGGATCGACTACGAGGGCCACCCCGATCCGCGCCGGATCCTCCTGCCCGAGACCTGGCAGGGACACCCGCTCTCGCTGGACTACGACCAGACGAAACCGCAGATCGTCACGCTCCGGGAGAACGCGAACCCCCTCGAGGGTGACCGGCGGGCCAACGACGACAGCGACACGATGCTGCTCAACATCGGGCCCCACCACCCGGCGACCCACGGCGTCCTCCACATCGAGGCGACGCTGGACGGGGAACAGGTCGTCGACGTCGAGCCGGACATCGGCTACATCCACCGCTGCGAGGAGCAGATGTGCCAGCAGGGCACCTACCGGCACCAGATCATGCCCTACCCCGACCGCTGGGACTGGGGCGGGGCGGGCCTGCTGAACGAGTGGGCCTACGCCCGAACTGCGGAGGAACTCGCGGACATCGACGTGCCGGAGTACGCACAGGTCGTCCGGACGATGTCGGCCGAGCTGTCGCGGATCCTCTCGCACATGCTCGCGGTGGCCGCGTACGCGCTGGACGTCATCGGCGACTTCACCGCGACCTTCATGTACGGGATGCAGGACCGGGAGACGGTCCAGAACATCCTCGAGGACCTGACCGGCCAGCGGCTCATGTTCAACTACTTCCGCCTGGGCGGGGTCGCCTGGGACCTCCCGGAGCCGCGCGAGCAGTTCTTCGAGAAGATCCGGGACTTCATCGACGACCTGCCCGAGCGCCTGGAGGAGTACCACAACCTGCTGACCAGCAACGAGATCATGCAGATCCGGACGGTCGACACGGGCATCCTGGAGCCCGAGGTCGCCAAGAGCTACGGCGCGACGGGCCCGGTCGCCCGCGGGTCGGGCGTCGACTACGACGTCCGGCGCGACGACCCCTACGGCTACTACCCGGAACTCGACTGGGACGTCGTCACCGAGGACGGCTGTGACAACTACGCGCGCCTGCTCGTTCGGCTCCAGGAAGTCGAGGAGTCCGCCAAGATCATCCAGCAGTGTGCGGATCTGCTGGAGGACTGGCCCGAGGACGACCGGACGATCCAGGCCAACGTCCCGCGGACGCTCAAGCCCGACCCCGACACGGAGATCTACAAGTCCGTCGAGGCGGCCAAGGGCGAACTCGGGATCTACATCCGCTCGGACGGCACCGACAAGCCGGCGCGGTTCAAGATCCGCGGCCCGTCGTTCTCGAACCTGCAGACGCTGCCGGAGATGAGCGAGGGCGAGTACATCCCGGACATGATCGCGACGCTGGGTAGCCTGGACACCATCATGGGCGAGGTGGATCGCTGA
- a CDS encoding complex I subunit 1/NuoH family protein, whose translation MTLPDTIAGLLGLNANDPAQFFLAAFIASALVGTFMLTNVAIAGPWAKRKITAAFTDRIAVDRIGPFGLFIIIADAVRLLSKELIVPENVDRPAWDVAPLLIAGSALLGFAVIPMGNGIQIADPEVGLAYVFAVASLASLGLVMAGYASNNKYSMLGGLRAVAQNLAYEIPLVLTGASVVIFAGTLRLSEIVAAQSATLVSVGGIAIPSWYAFVNPFAFVLFMIANLAEVGRNPFDTPEAPTEIVAGYQTEYSSVYFVLMYLGEFVHIFLGGAIVATIFLGGPAGPVLPGIVWFLIKIWAVFLFTQWARSALPRVRIDQLIEIGWKGMLVLSFANLILTAVIVGVVV comes from the coding sequence ATGACGCTGCCGGACACCATCGCGGGGCTGCTCGGCCTGAACGCCAACGACCCGGCGCAGTTCTTCCTGGCGGCGTTCATCGCCTCGGCGCTCGTGGGCACCTTCATGCTCACGAACGTCGCTATCGCCGGACCGTGGGCGAAGCGGAAGATCACCGCCGCGTTCACGGACCGGATCGCGGTCGACCGGATCGGGCCCTTCGGGCTGTTCATCATCATCGCGGACGCGGTCCGCCTGCTCTCGAAGGAACTGATCGTCCCGGAAAACGTCGATCGACCGGCCTGGGACGTCGCACCGCTGCTCATCGCCGGCTCGGCCCTGCTGGGCTTCGCCGTCATCCCGATGGGGAACGGGATCCAGATCGCCGACCCCGAAGTCGGCCTGGCGTACGTCTTCGCCGTCGCGTCGCTGGCCTCGCTGGGCCTCGTGATGGCGGGCTACGCGTCGAACAACAAGTACTCGATGCTGGGCGGCCTGCGCGCGGTCGCGCAGAACCTGGCCTACGAGATCCCGCTCGTGCTGACGGGCGCGTCGGTCGTGATCTTCGCCGGGACGCTCCGGCTGTCGGAGATCGTCGCGGCCCAGAGCGCGACGCTGGTGAGCGTCGGCGGGATCGCGATTCCCTCGTGGTACGCCTTCGTCAACCCGTTCGCGTTCGTGCTCTTCATGATCGCGAACCTGGCGGAGGTCGGCCGGAACCCATTCGACACGCCCGAAGCACCCACCGAGATCGTCGCCGGCTACCAGACCGAGTACTCCTCGGTCTACTTCGTCCTGATGTACCTGGGAGAGTTCGTCCACATCTTCCTCGGCGGGGCCATCGTGGCGACGATCTTCCTCGGCGGGCCGGCCGGGCCGGTGCTGCCCGGGATCGTCTGGTTCCTGATCAAGATCTGGGCGGTCTTCCTGTTCACCCAGTGGGCGCGGTCGGCGCTGCCCCGGGTGCGTATCGACCAGTTGATCGAGATCGGCTGGAAGGGGATGCTCGTGCTCTCCTTCGCGAACCTGATCCTGACGGCGGTCATCGTCGGGGTGGTGGTGTAA
- a CDS encoding NuoI/complex I 23 kDa subunit family protein: MIGLLKSMATTMKHALDGETFTVEYPEEAPEVSPRFRGVHKFSQERCIWCRQCENVCPNDTIQIVTDEQRNGEEYNLHIGQCIYCRLCEEVCPVDAILLTQNFEFTADTKDEFVYNKEQLKNVPWYKDIDPLESREPDRGAWIGEGEGELDYQ; the protein is encoded by the coding sequence ATGATCGGACTGCTCAAATCCATGGCGACGACGATGAAACACGCGCTCGACGGTGAGACGTTCACGGTCGAGTACCCCGAAGAAGCGCCCGAAGTGAGCCCCCGCTTCCGCGGGGTCCACAAGTTCAGCCAGGAGCGGTGCATCTGGTGCCGGCAGTGCGAGAACGTCTGCCCGAACGACACCATCCAGATCGTCACCGACGAACAGCGCAACGGCGAGGAGTACAACCTCCACATCGGCCAGTGCATCTACTGCCGGCTCTGTGAGGAGGTCTGCCCCGTCGACGCCATCCTGCTGACCCAGAACTTCGAGTTCACCGCCGACACGAAAGACGAGTTCGTCTACAACAAGGAACAGCTGAAGAACGTCCCCTGGTACAAGGACATCGACCCGCTCGAATCCCGGGAGCCGGATCGCGGCGCCTGGATCGGCGAGGGCGAAGGCGAACTGGACTACCAGTAG
- a CDS encoding NADH-quinone oxidoreductase subunit D, with amino-acid sequence MSLEQPTRDAGVTEEGAVDYDELEALLGDGVLGRETHLNAEAFVIRPDAVQEVLSTLKEEAGFDHLSLLTAQEYQDRYESIYHLTKYDDRTQEVGVVVPTPTDEPVSETAAPVYPTANWHEREAYDLVGIEYEGHPDLVRILLPETWQGHPLARDYDQTNPQIVPIREHVNPLVDDQREESEGDQDKMFINIGPHHPATHGVLHIETVLDGEQVLDLEPDVGYLHRCEEQMAQQSNYRHEIMPYPDRWDYTANMTNEWAYARAAEDLADIDVPDYAQVLRTMGVELSRMTGHFLALGTFALDVYGDFTAIFQYAFRDREIAQDILEDLTGQRMMYNYFRLGGVAWDLPEPRAEFFDKIRAFTNALPAALEEYHDLLTSNEVFQLRTVETGILEPAVAKDHGVTGPVARGSGIDYDVRRDDPYGYYPELDWDVVTQDGCDNYARVLVRMREVEESAKIVDQCVDLLEDWPEDDRTIQSNVPRTLKPDPDTEIYRAVEGAKGELGVYIRSDGTSKPARFKIRSPCFNNLHALPEMAEGEYLADMIASLGSLDIVLGEVDR; translated from the coding sequence ATGAGCCTCGAACAACCGACACGCGACGCGGGCGTGACCGAGGAGGGGGCGGTCGACTACGACGAACTCGAAGCGCTGTTGGGCGACGGGGTGCTGGGCCGGGAGACGCATCTCAACGCCGAGGCGTTCGTGATCAGGCCCGACGCGGTGCAGGAGGTGCTCTCGACGCTGAAAGAGGAGGCGGGCTTCGACCACCTGTCGCTGTTGACGGCCCAGGAGTATCAGGATCGCTACGAGTCGATCTATCACCTGACGAAGTACGACGACCGGACACAGGAGGTCGGCGTCGTCGTCCCGACGCCGACGGACGAACCGGTCTCCGAGACCGCCGCGCCCGTGTATCCGACGGCCAACTGGCACGAGCGCGAGGCCTACGATCTGGTGGGGATCGAGTACGAGGGGCATCCGGACCTCGTGCGCATCCTCCTGCCCGAGACCTGGCAGGGCCATCCGCTCGCGCGGGATTACGACCAGACGAACCCGCAGATCGTCCCGATCCGCGAGCACGTCAACCCGCTGGTCGACGATCAGCGCGAGGAATCCGAGGGCGATCAGGACAAGATGTTCATCAACATCGGGCCCCACCACCCGGCGACCCACGGCGTCCTCCACATCGAGACGGTGCTGGACGGCGAGCAGGTGCTCGATCTGGAACCCGACGTCGGCTACCTCCATCGCTGTGAGGAGCAGATGGCCCAGCAGTCGAACTACCGCCACGAGATCATGCCGTATCCCGACCGCTGGGACTACACGGCGAACATGACCAACGAGTGGGCGTACGCGCGGGCGGCGGAGGATCTGGCCGACATCGACGTGCCCGACTACGCACAGGTGCTGCGGACGATGGGCGTCGAACTCTCGCGGATGACCGGCCACTTCCTCGCGCTGGGGACCTTCGCGCTCGACGTCTACGGCGACTTCACGGCCATCTTCCAGTACGCGTTCCGGGACCGGGAGATCGCACAGGACATCCTCGAGGACCTCACCGGCCAGCGGATGATGTACAACTACTTCCGGCTTGGCGGGGTCGCCTGGGACCTCCCGGAACCCCGCGCGGAGTTCTTCGACAAGATCCGGGCGTTCACGAACGCGCTGCCGGCGGCGCTGGAGGAGTACCACGACCTGCTCACGAGCAACGAGGTGTTCCAGCTGCGAACCGTCGAGACGGGCATCCTGGAGCCAGCGGTCGCCAAAGACCACGGCGTGACCGGTCCCGTGGCTCGCGGGTCCGGCATCGACTACGACGTCCGGCGCGACGACCCCTACGGCTACTACCCCGAACTCGACTGGGACGTCGTCACCCAGGACGGCTGCGACAACTACGCCCGGGTCCTCGTTCGGATGCGCGAGGTCGAGGAGTCGGCGAAGATCGTCGATCAGTGCGTGGACCTGCTGGAGGACTGGCCAGAAGACGACCGCACGATCCAGTCGAACGTCCCGCGGACGCTCAAACCCGACCCCGACACGGAGATCTACCGGGCCGTGGAAGGAGCGAAGGGCGAACTGGGCGTCTACATCCGCTCGGACGGGACCTCAAAGCCCGCGCGGTTCAAGATCCGGAGCCCCTGTTTCAACAACCTCCACGCGCTGCCGGAGATGGCGGAGGGCGAGTACCTCGCGGACATGATCGCGTCGCTGGGGAGTCTCGACATCGTTCTCGGAGAAGTCGATCGCTGA
- a CDS encoding NADH-quinone oxidoreductase subunit J, translating into MALYETAAFGLFALVTLGSSLGVVLLRDMWHSALMLGVALLSVAIHYVMLRAEFVAAMQVLVYVGGVLILITFAVMLTRREETAEPSEVTT; encoded by the coding sequence ATGGCACTGTATGAAACTGCAGCGTTCGGGCTGTTCGCTCTGGTGACACTCGGGAGCAGCCTCGGCGTCGTCCTGTTACGGGACATGTGGCACTCGGCGCTCATGCTGGGTGTCGCTTTGCTCAGCGTCGCGATCCACTACGTGATGTTGCGCGCGGAGTTCGTCGCCGCGATGCAGGTACTCGTGTACGTGGGCGGCGTGTTGATCCTGATCACCTTCGCCGTCATGCTCACCCGCCGGGAGGAGACGGCCGAGCCCAGTGAGGTGACGACATGA
- the nuoK gene encoding NADH-quinone oxidoreductase subunit NuoK, giving the protein MVPAEYYLLLSAGMFCIGLFGILTRRNALVFLMSVELMLNAANVNLVAFSFQWGNLTGQVFSLFTMALAAAEVAIGIGIVLVLYRNFADIDVTKPTTMRW; this is encoded by the coding sequence ATGGTGCCGGCGGAGTACTACCTGCTGCTCTCGGCGGGCATGTTCTGCATCGGGCTGTTCGGGATCCTGACCCGACGGAACGCGCTGGTCTTTCTGATGTCCGTCGAGCTGATGCTCAACGCGGCCAACGTCAACCTCGTGGCCTTCTCCTTCCAGTGGGGGAACCTCACGGGGCAGGTGTTCTCCCTGTTCACGATGGCCCTGGCCGCCGCGGAGGTCGCCATCGGGATCGGCATCGTGCTCGTGCTCTACCGCAACTTCGCGGACATCGACGTGACGAAACCGACGACAATGAGGTGGTAA
- the nuoL gene encoding NADH-quinone oxidoreductase subunit L yields MVSAFEFVPAIAVLPLVSFVIALAFGKWMPKRGALAGIFATAGSLLISIWTALTVAGILGSETAYHEEIWTFATGVNTFDLTLGIYIDPLSSLMLLIVSLISVLVFVFSLGYMNDEGETGLPRYYASLSLFSFSMLAFVVADNILMAFMFFELVGLCSFLLIGFWFREDAPPSAAKKAFLVTRFGDFFFLIGVVGIFATFGTGLFVTDAGFPHLAELALEGGESFFGFDAQTWFTILGLLVLGGVVGKSAQFPLHTWLPDAMEGPTPVSALIHAATMVAAGVYLVARMYGFYLLTPTTMAIIALIGGFTALFAASMGVVKQELKQVLAYSTISQYGYMMLALGSGGYVAAVFHLTTHAIFKALLFLGAGSVIIAMHHNENMWDMGGLKEKMPVTYWTFLSGSLALAGIVPFAGFWSKDEVLYEALIHGLGSPVLLVAWAMGLLAVFLTGFYTFRMVFLTFHGEPRTDTAEDPHGVGWNVKFPLAVLGILAATIGFINMVPVAKLTGLEIDYLHKWLVGSEVVNAEFLTGLHVYEELLPYESAYIAGGEIPTLLISAALSLGLALAGAGLAYRLYNVAEPVEHTKKLGGFRTVLMHNYYQDEYQVWLAEGVTLPLARAADTFDQGIIDGVVNGISSVSLFSGDRVRRIQTGVVSNYAALLTIGLALLLIAFGVIGGWF; encoded by the coding sequence ATGGTGAGTGCATTCGAGTTCGTACCGGCGATCGCGGTGCTGCCACTCGTATCGTTCGTAATCGCGCTTGCCTTCGGCAAGTGGATGCCAAAGCGGGGCGCGCTGGCCGGCATCTTCGCGACGGCCGGCTCCCTGCTCATCTCGATCTGGACCGCGCTGACGGTCGCGGGCATCCTCGGGTCGGAGACGGCCTATCACGAGGAGATCTGGACGTTCGCGACGGGCGTGAACACGTTCGATCTCACGCTCGGCATCTACATCGACCCGCTCTCCTCGCTGATGCTGTTGATCGTCTCGCTGATCTCCGTGCTCGTGTTCGTCTTCTCGCTGGGGTACATGAACGACGAGGGCGAAACCGGGCTCCCGCGGTACTACGCCTCGCTCTCCCTGTTTAGCTTCAGCATGCTCGCCTTCGTCGTCGCGGACAACATCCTGATGGCGTTCATGTTCTTCGAGCTGGTGGGCCTGTGTTCGTTCCTGCTCATCGGCTTCTGGTTCCGCGAGGACGCGCCGCCGAGCGCCGCGAAGAAGGCCTTCCTGGTCACCCGCTTCGGTGACTTCTTCTTCCTGATCGGCGTCGTCGGCATCTTCGCCACCTTCGGCACGGGCCTGTTCGTCACGGACGCGGGCTTCCCGCACCTGGCCGAACTCGCGCTCGAGGGCGGCGAGAGCTTCTTCGGCTTCGACGCGCAGACCTGGTTCACGATCCTGGGCCTGCTCGTGCTGGGCGGCGTCGTCGGCAAGTCGGCGCAGTTCCCCCTGCACACCTGGCTGCCCGACGCGATGGAGGGTCCGACCCCCGTCTCGGCGCTGATCCACGCGGCGACGATGGTCGCGGCCGGCGTCTACCTCGTCGCGCGCATGTACGGGTTCTACCTGCTGACGCCGACGACGATGGCCATCATCGCACTGATCGGCGGCTTCACCGCGCTGTTCGCGGCGTCGATGGGCGTCGTCAAGCAGGAACTCAAGCAGGTGCTGGCGTACTCCACCATCTCCCAGTACGGGTACATGATGCTCGCGCTGGGCTCGGGCGGGTACGTCGCAGCGGTCTTCCACCTGACCACCCACGCAATCTTCAAGGCGCTGCTCTTCCTCGGCGCGGGGTCGGTCATCATCGCCATGCACCACAACGAGAACATGTGGGACATGGGCGGGCTGAAGGAGAAGATGCCCGTCACCTACTGGACCTTCCTCTCGGGCTCGCTCGCGCTCGCGGGCATCGTCCCGTTCGCGGGCTTCTGGTCCAAGGACGAAGTGCTGTACGAGGCGCTGATCCACGGCCTCGGGAGTCCGGTCCTGCTGGTCGCGTGGGCGATGGGCCTGCTCGCGGTCTTCCTGACCGGCTTCTACACCTTCCGGATGGTCTTTCTCACCTTCCACGGTGAACCCCGGACGGACACCGCGGAGGATCCCCACGGCGTGGGCTGGAACGTCAAGTTCCCGCTCGCGGTGCTCGGGATCCTCGCGGCGACCATCGGCTTCATCAACATGGTGCCGGTGGCGAAGCTGACCGGGCTGGAGATCGACTACCTCCACAAGTGGCTGGTCGGCTCCGAAGTGGTCAACGCGGAGTTCCTGACTGGCCTGCACGTGTACGAGGAACTGCTCCCCTACGAGTCCGCGTACATCGCGGGCGGGGAGATCCCGACGCTGCTCATCTCGGCGGCCCTGTCGCTGGGGCTGGCGCTGGCCGGTGCCGGGCTGGCCTACCGACTCTACAACGTCGCAGAGCCGGTCGAACATACGAAGAAACTCGGCGGATTCCGGACGGTGCTCATGCACAACTACTACCAGGACGAGTATCAGGTATGGCTCGCGGAGGGCGTCACCCTTCCGCTGGCCCGCGCGGCGGACACGTTCGATCAGGGAATCATCGACGGCGTGGTCAACGGGATCAGTAGCGTGAGCCTCTTCTCGGGCGATCGCGTCCGACGGATCCAGACCGGCGTCGTCTCCAACTACGCGGCCCTGCTGACCATCGGGCTCGCGCTCCTGTTGATCGCCTTCGGCGTCATCGGGGGGTGGTTCTGA
- a CDS encoding complex I subunit 4 family protein — MLVELLILFALMAAGLVFVVPDEYAGKFAAVLSLVPVGISLWMYSVFEASGNALLADSELAFETMASWITLGPYAVNWHVGLDGVSMPLIVLTTILTTLAIVSAWTPIDERQSQFYGLILFMQAALIGVFAALDFLLWFVFWEGVLVPMYFLIGVWGGPRRKYAAIKFFVYTNVASLVMFAGFFALVFGLGDSITSLGLPEIAQALNAGQLGSVAGFGPGIVKLAAFAALFFGFAVKVPVVPFHTWLPDAHVEAPTPVSVLLAGVLLKMGTYALLRFNFTMLADVARANAELIAIFAVVSVIYGALLALAQKDLKRIVAYSSISSMGYVILGLIAFTPHGLGGATFQMVSHGLISGLMFMAVGVIYNETHTRMIGDMSGMADRMPVTAGVFVAAAFGYMGLPLMSGFAAEVLVFMGSFQSQVYASSWAAPLFTGIAMFGIVIVAGYLLRAMQMTLFGPFRLETDYDVGRAPIQDVAPLFVLLALVIALGVAPDLFYTMIQDAVVDMTALGLGGGA, encoded by the coding sequence ATGCTGGTCGAACTGCTGATCCTGTTCGCGCTGATGGCCGCCGGCCTGGTCTTCGTCGTCCCCGACGAGTACGCCGGGAAGTTCGCCGCCGTGCTCAGCCTCGTGCCAGTCGGCATCAGCCTCTGGATGTACAGCGTCTTCGAGGCCTCGGGCAACGCACTGCTGGCCGACAGCGAACTCGCCTTCGAGACGATGGCGAGCTGGATCACGCTCGGGCCGTACGCCGTCAACTGGCACGTCGGCCTCGACGGCGTGAGCATGCCGCTGATCGTGCTGACGACGATCCTGACGACGCTGGCGATCGTCAGCGCCTGGACGCCCATCGACGAGCGCCAGTCGCAGTTCTACGGCCTGATCCTGTTCATGCAGGCCGCGCTCATCGGCGTCTTCGCGGCGCTCGATTTCCTCCTGTGGTTCGTCTTCTGGGAGGGCGTCCTCGTGCCGATGTACTTCCTCATCGGCGTCTGGGGCGGTCCGCGCCGGAAGTACGCCGCGATCAAGTTCTTCGTCTACACGAACGTGGCGAGCCTGGTGATGTTCGCCGGGTTCTTCGCGCTCGTCTTCGGGCTGGGCGACTCGATCACGTCGCTCGGTCTGCCGGAGATCGCACAGGCGCTGAACGCCGGGCAGCTGGGTAGCGTCGCCGGCTTCGGTCCCGGCATCGTGAAGCTGGCCGCGTTCGCGGCGCTGTTCTTCGGCTTCGCGGTCAAGGTGCCGGTCGTCCCCTTCCACACGTGGCTGCCGGACGCCCACGTCGAGGCGCCGACGCCGGTGTCGGTGCTGCTGGCGGGCGTCCTGCTGAAGATGGGGACCTACGCACTGCTGCGGTTCAACTTCACGATGCTCGCGGACGTGGCGCGCGCCAACGCCGAACTGATCGCCATCTTCGCGGTCGTCTCGGTGATCTACGGTGCGCTGCTGGCCCTGGCCCAGAAGGACCTCAAGCGGATCGTCGCGTACTCGTCCATCTCGTCGATGGGCTACGTCATCCTGGGGCTGATCGCCTTCACGCCCCACGGACTCGGCGGCGCGACGTTCCAGATGGTCAGCCACGGCCTGATCTCCGGGCTGATGTTCATGGCCGTCGGCGTCATCTACAACGAGACGCACACCCGGATGATCGGCGACATGTCCGGGATGGCGGATCGGATGCCCGTCACCGCGGGCGTGTTCGTCGCCGCGGCCTTCGGCTACATGGGCCTGCCGCTCATGTCCGGGTTCGCGGCCGAGGTGCTCGTGTTCATGGGCTCGTTCCAGTCGCAGGTGTACGCCAGCTCGTGGGCGGCACCGCTGTTTACCGGGATCGCGATGTTCGGCATCGTGATCGTCGCGGGCTACCTGCTGCGGGCGATGCAGATGACGCTGTTCGGGCCCTTCCGGCTCGAGACCGACTACGACGTGGGTCGCGCGCCGATCCAGGACGTGGCGCCGCTGTTCGTACTGCTGGCGCTCGTCATCGCGCTGGGCGTCGCGCCCGACCTGTTCTACACGATGATCCAGGACGCGGTGGTCGACATGACCGCCCTCGGCCTGGGAGGTGGTGCATAG